A portion of the Segatella copri DSM 18205 genome contains these proteins:
- a CDS encoding cation:proton antiporter → MAEIPFLVKDLALILMVAGIVTLIFKRLKQPLVLGYIMAGFLVSPHMPYTMSVVDETDIQTWADIGVIFTLFSLGLDFSFKKIVKMGASPIIATVVIVFCMMMLGISVGHGFGWGRMDCIFLGGMLAMSSTTIIYKAFDDMRLRTQKFASMVMSVLILEDILAIVMMVMLSAIASGSSPDGGQMLASIVKIGFFLGVWFIVGIFAIPWFLRSVRKLINAETLLIVSLGLCCGMAVLSTKVGFSSAFGAFVMGSILAETIEAEKIIKLVEPVKNLFGAIFFVSVGMLVDPKILVEYAVPILALVGTILVGQAIFGTFGFMLGGESLKSAMRCGFSMAQIGEFSFIIASLGLSLGVISKFLYPVVVAVSVITTFLTPYMIRLATPTYQVMEKHLPDKLIHILNHFAMSHPQTQQQSKWKSLIRQMLVNTTAYSILSAAVIALMFTFVLPLMRNLLPGWHLHWYANAITGLLTILFISPFLRAIVMKKNHSAEWKRLWVESSINRVPLLFTVFVRFMIALAFIFYIINFLSRFTNALIVCIGAAVVMLMITSRRIKKRSIVMERVFVHNLRSRDIAAQVNGEKRPLYEGRLLDRDIHISEFEVPEDSSWTGKSLRELHLRQRFGVDLSSIHRGSHRLNIPNGDMIIFPGDKLQVIGNDDQLQKFNTALQSDLLPEEAEIEKREMKLSQLIISSSSEFLGKTLIESGIRDRYNCMVVGLEEGQENLTHVSPTRVFKKGDIIWIVGEEADLKRIKN, encoded by the coding sequence ATGGCAGAAATTCCATTTTTAGTAAAAGACCTTGCCCTCATCCTGATGGTGGCAGGCATCGTAACCCTCATTTTCAAGAGGCTCAAGCAGCCGCTGGTGCTGGGATACATCATGGCGGGATTCCTGGTTTCGCCACACATGCCCTACACCATGTCGGTAGTCGACGAGACGGATATCCAGACCTGGGCCGACATCGGTGTCATCTTCACCCTCTTCTCGCTCGGTCTCGACTTCTCGTTCAAGAAAATCGTGAAGATGGGCGCTTCTCCCATCATCGCCACCGTGGTTATCGTGTTCTGCATGATGATGCTGGGCATCAGCGTAGGCCACGGCTTCGGCTGGGGAAGGATGGACTGCATCTTCCTGGGCGGTATGCTCGCCATGAGCTCCACCACTATTATATATAAGGCATTCGATGATATGCGGCTGCGCACCCAGAAGTTTGCCTCGATGGTGATGAGCGTACTGATACTGGAAGATATCCTGGCTATCGTGATGATGGTGATGCTGTCGGCGATAGCGAGCGGAAGCAGTCCCGACGGCGGGCAGATGCTTGCCTCTATCGTGAAGATAGGCTTCTTCCTGGGCGTGTGGTTTATCGTGGGCATCTTCGCCATTCCGTGGTTCCTGCGTTCGGTGAGGAAACTCATCAATGCCGAAACCCTGCTCATCGTTTCGCTGGGTCTGTGCTGCGGCATGGCGGTACTGAGCACCAAGGTGGGGTTCAGCAGCGCCTTCGGAGCCTTCGTTATGGGCAGCATACTGGCAGAAACCATTGAGGCAGAGAAAATTATCAAACTCGTAGAACCGGTAAAGAATCTCTTCGGAGCCATCTTCTTCGTATCGGTAGGTATGCTGGTAGACCCGAAGATTCTGGTAGAATATGCCGTTCCTATCCTCGCCCTGGTCGGTACGATACTGGTAGGTCAGGCGATATTCGGCACCTTCGGCTTCATGCTCGGAGGCGAGTCGCTGAAGTCGGCGATGCGCTGCGGTTTCTCGATGGCCCAGATTGGTGAGTTCTCTTTCATCATCGCCTCGCTGGGTCTGTCGCTCGGCGTCATCAGCAAGTTCCTCTATCCGGTAGTGGTAGCAGTGAGCGTCATCACCACCTTCCTCACCCCTTATATGATCCGTCTTGCCACACCTACCTATCAGGTGATGGAGAAACATCTGCCCGACAAGCTCATCCATATTCTGAACCATTTCGCGATGAGTCATCCCCAGACGCAGCAGCAGAGCAAGTGGAAATCGCTGATCCGCCAGATGCTGGTCAACACCACCGCCTACTCTATCCTCTCGGCAGCCGTCATCGCCCTGATGTTCACCTTCGTGCTGCCACTGATGCGCAATCTGCTGCCCGGCTGGCATCTCCACTGGTATGCCAACGCTATCACCGGTCTGCTCACCATCCTATTCATCTCACCGTTCCTGCGCGCCATCGTGATGAAGAAGAACCACAGTGCCGAGTGGAAACGCCTCTGGGTGGAGAGCAGCATCAACCGCGTGCCGCTGCTCTTTACGGTGTTCGTGCGCTTTATGATAGCACTGGCTTTCATCTTCTACATCATCAATTTCCTCTCGCGCTTTACCAATGCGCTGATTGTCTGCATCGGTGCAGCAGTAGTGATGCTGATGATAACCTCCCGCCGCATCAAGAAGCGTAGCATCGTGATGGAGCGCGTCTTCGTTCACAACCTCCGCTCGCGCGATATTGCGGCTCAGGTGAATGGCGAAAAGCGGCCGCTCTACGAGGGCAGACTGCTGGACCGAGATATCCACATCAGCGAATTTGAAGTGCCTGAAGATAGCAGTTGGACTGGCAAATCGCTGAGAGAGTTGCATCTGCGCCAGCGTTTCGGTGTAGACCTGAGCAGCATTCACCGCGGCTCTCACCGGCTGAACATCCCGAACGGCGACATGATCATCTTCCCGGGCGACAAACTGCAGGTAATCGGAAACGACGACCAGCTGCAGAAATTCAACACCGCCCTGCAGAGCGACCTGCTGCCTGAGGAGGCTGAAATAGAAAAGCGCGAGATGAAACTCAGCCAGCTCATCATCTCTTCTTCCAGCGAATTCCTGGGCAAGACGCTCATCGAAAGCGGTATCAGAGACCGGTACAACTGCATGGTTGTAGGACTGGAAGAAGGCCAGGAGAATCTGACGCACGTATCCCCTACCCGAGTCTTCAAGAAGGGAGACATTATCTGGATAGTGGGAGAAGAAGCAGATTTGAAGAGAATCAAGAATTAA
- a CDS encoding DUF5715 family protein — translation MKISKNRYLQGFGIVVLLLALVRVIFPGVAKPKVAAAGAADSTLVAAKDSAASDASSAEISDASADAEGNVAEDLKKDELSVTPDTAQSGKPSIFFDKDGKEVKHRIFSVPHFGNTFPDQQDVQILAATKHGVKPVQNRLEAENSKGKLVYVGSNPFFYVDKLNNSIPYLVPRASVLLQDIGRAYFDSLQIKGIPLHKIIVTSILRTKDDVAKLRTRNGNATENSCHLYGTTFDICYNRYKQIQTREQPRRQVQNDTLKWVFSEVLRDFRNKNRCYIKYEVKQGCFHITVK, via the coding sequence ATGAAGATTAGTAAGAACAGATATTTACAAGGTTTTGGTATTGTGGTTTTGCTTCTGGCACTGGTAAGAGTCATCTTCCCGGGAGTAGCAAAACCGAAGGTTGCGGCTGCTGGTGCGGCTGATTCTACATTAGTGGCTGCGAAGGATTCGGCTGCTTCTGATGCTTCTTCTGCTGAGATTTCTGATGCATCGGCTGATGCTGAAGGGAATGTGGCTGAGGACCTGAAGAAGGATGAACTCTCCGTTACGCCTGATACGGCACAGAGCGGAAAGCCTTCTATCTTCTTCGACAAGGATGGCAAGGAGGTGAAGCATCGCATCTTCTCGGTGCCTCATTTCGGCAATACTTTCCCCGACCAGCAGGATGTGCAGATTCTGGCGGCTACTAAGCATGGTGTGAAACCGGTACAGAACCGTCTGGAGGCGGAGAACAGCAAGGGCAAGCTGGTGTATGTGGGTAGCAATCCTTTCTTTTATGTCGACAAGCTGAACAACAGTATTCCTTACCTGGTGCCTCGTGCCTCTGTGCTGCTCCAGGATATCGGCCGTGCCTATTTTGATTCGCTGCAGATCAAGGGCATTCCGCTGCATAAGATTATCGTGACGAGTATTCTGCGCACCAAGGATGATGTGGCGAAACTGCGTACCCGAAACGGCAATGCTACTGAGAATTCGTGTCATCTCTATGGTACTACCTTCGATATCTGTTACAACCGCTACAAGCAGATTCAGACCCGTGAACAGCCTCGCCGCCAGGTGCAGAATGATACCCTGAAATGGGTGTTCTCCGAGGTGCTCCGCGATTTCCGCAACAAGAACCGCTGCTATATTAAATATGAGGTGAAGCAGGGCTGCTTCCATATCACCGTGAAGTAA